CTGTCCTGCtgccctctctcactccttctgcTTTGCCTTCTTTAAACTCTGTGCTTCCTTCTGATCTACTTTCACAGTCAGCACCCCTTCAAACAGGAAGAAAGGCTGGGTCCATTTGTCTTTTACTAAATGGGAATCCTTAAACAGACATTGATGTTCTGGCCTGCTTTTTTCTTTAGTGTTTTGGAGGGATTATGCTGGCTCGGTCTTGAACAAAACAATGGATTTGATATGAAGTTAGTGATATTTGCTATGCTGGAAATAAGATGGCTTCTAACCCAAttctatttttaatgaattttgtCAAATGAATCAGTTATTATTTACACCACTTTGCTAGCGCCCATTTTGGACGACGTTGCCGGTTTTCTACCCACAAAGAAAAAGGCCTTACTTGCCCCTAACTAGACCACTGTGTTGTGGATTAATTGTGGATTTGTGGGAGATTAAAGCTGCAGAGAAAGTTCTCTGAGTGTCAGTTAGAAGCCCTCTTATTTGTTGCCCCAGGGGGAGGAGTGGGGAAGAGCACCAGGGTTCCAGCACCCCTCCATGTCAGCTCTGTCGCTCCGACCCCCCGCGCGCTCGCTCAGGGCCCGTGGAGTGTGCGCGCTCAGAGCTGCTTGCCTGACCCTCCAGCCAAGCTTACTGATACCCTTTAAGGGCTCcacagtgtttatgtgaatAACCAGGCTATTGTATATTCTCCATGTTAAAAAGTGAATACCCCTGTTATGTCTTTCCTTTTTCACCTAGTCAGTAGCACCTGGGAGGTTTAGGTGGTATTATACCGTGTTGACACTGTGATGTTAGCCCTGGGCTGTATCAGGCAGGCAGCTCCATATCTGCACTCCACTGCAAGCGTCAGATGCgatgatagagagaaagaattaCACGCGCAGCACAAGCATTGACCTCTTTATTTCAGAGCTCTGGATGCTTCTAGATACAAGTCATTAAACCACAGACTTTTTTCTTTACCCATTGGGCAGGATTCAAGAAGGCAGGACAGGATAAAGCAAGCAATGTATTAAACCATGTAAGAGTAAAAAAAGTAACGAAAATGATGGAAggaatgatttttttcacttttgtgTTTCCATTAATGCCATGATTGATATTATTCCTAAGGACATGTTTTCAGTTCATTTGGGGAAGATCAAGCCAGTTAGCCTCCCTCCTTTTACTTCCCTTTAAACAGGATGAATAAACATTCTGAATGAAATGTAACACAAAGCCTTTCTTCTCTCCCATCCCTTCATGAGCATTTTATCACTTTAAAAGTTGAATTGCTTTTGATTGCATGATTGAAATTtgagtaaaatattttattccttttttttttttatccttttgtttctggatttttatATCCATACAAAACGAATATATTGATTGTCAACCTTTACTAATGCtcttgttttcttattttgtcTCTTTTGGTTTCTTCCACCACTGATATTGTTATTTAGAAGGTTTCAGGTGGGTGCTACTATTCCTGCGTAGGTGCGGTCCGATGGAAAGGAACACTAGGGCAGCATCAgtcctctcctcttcttccaGCTGCGGCCGCTACCCCCAGACAAAGTCCAAAAATATGGTAACGGGTTTGTAACtgccagcaaaaaaaaaaaaaaaaacttaattccTGCGTTCTTCTGTCTTGTGGTTACCTTTGAAGAACAAcaagaaagcagagaaaaaaGTAATTGACAAAAATGTAGCTTAAGTAAAAACCTCTAAGTACAACTTAACATCGCCCAACACagtaattaaaagaaatatgaaTTGGATGCAgtaagcaaacaaaaacacagtaaGAACCCTCTAACTCTTACttgttaataatttttttcctgttgctttggtttatcattttgtttttcctcttgATTTGGAGATGCAGCGTTCTGCTGAGCCGATGATGCGCTGTGAGTCTGCAGCGACGCATGGGTTGCGCAGCGAAAAAGCGCCCTCTATTGCGATTCTAAAGCGCCGGCGCGCAACATTTGCTCCCCTTTCCCCCTTTGGGTTGGATCCTGAGTGTGTCAGTCTGGTGATCTCAGGTGTACCTGGGGCTTTAGGTCTGTGCTCTGAGCCGGCATTAGCGCAGCGAAAGTGCGGCAATACAGCGCGACCACGGCGTGGCACAACACCCGTGTGGCTTTTTTTGCGCCTGCATTACAGGGACCTTCACCTACACTCTGCACAGGCATCTAAGGTTGTGAGTACAGTCAGGCTAAATCTGTCAGGGCTTTGGTTTTTGTATGAAATTGTTTTTCATGTGTAACCTTTGCCTTAGTCACATTATATGGAATCTCATTTTCTGCATATTTAAGCGTGTCTCATACAATTTCCTCCAGTGATGACACCATAACTGAAAAATGTCAGTCAGGGTGAAGGTGCTGGTCAGATTTGCGCAGCGCAGGAAAAAGCGTGCAGCTTAGCGCGGCAGTATGATGCGCATGCGAGCCCACGCTGTAGACTCACTTTTTGCTTTACGGAGTACGGACTCTAACTCTGGTTTTCTCtacctttttttcttcctttttattcaatttcttttttttcaaccCCCACTATCTCCTCTATCTGCTCTGttactcctctctctcccactttttctgttttcatgGTTAACCTAATTAAGGCTTGCTACCTCAAGGCAATTGAGACTCAGCCAAACTTTGCCGTGGCATGGAGTAACCTGGGTTGCGTGTTCAATGCTCAGGGAGAGATCTGGCTGGCCATTCATCATTTTGAGAAGGTAAGTGTGCTTCCCGGAAATATCTGCATGTTGGTCActtaaaataactttaattaGGTGTAGATGAAAAAGTAATTGTTGGTGTTTGCTTTTATAGGCAGTAACCTTGGATCCAAATTTTTTGGATGCTTACATAAACTTGGGCAACGTGCTTAAAGAAGCCCGTATCTTTGACAGGtaaactttcattttttttttacactgttactgttacactgtagaaCCATTCAATTATTACTGCAGATTAACTAAAAAAATTGTGCAATGTTGTTCCTTACAGAGCTGTTGCTGGTTATCTGCGAGCCCTCAGTCTGAGCCCCAACCATGCTGTAGTCCATGGGAACTTGGCCTGCGTGTACTACGAGCAGGGACTGATAGATTTGGCCATTGACACCTATCGACGTGCTATTGAGCTGCAGCCTCACTTCCCTGATGCTTACTGCAATCTTGCCAATGCTCTTAAGGAAAAAGGCAATGTAAGGAACCCTTTTCTTTGTACAGTCCCACAttcagtttttttgtgttttatatgcTGTCTTCAAAAAGTATTGCTTTTGCAGAGGTAGACAGAAGCAGGTAAGTTTCTCTATAAAGTTTTAACATCCACTCCACTGCATTTTATAATTGCACAATGCTAAACCCACCTTCAGAAAAGTGTGCATCAAGAGCACAAGAGCAAAATTAGAACAGTATCAAACAGTTTCTGTGCCTCAGGTTATAGAGATATACTTATGACTGTGGCTTATATGCAGAACCAGACTGCACAAGGTTAATATAACTGTTACCCTCAAAAACAGCAGTACCAATGGTGACTGGTACGTTAGCATAGTGAATAAATTAAATAGGAATGTCTTGGAATATTAGACAATGCATCACAgtgaataattaaaattttcTATGTTATGTATAAGACTAATCTGTCTGCATCATTAGGTGTCAGAGGCAGAGGAATGTTACAACACAGCACTGCGTCTTTGCCCCACACATGCTGACTCGCTCAATAACCTGGCCAACATCAAGCGGGAGCAAGGCAATATTGAAGATGCTGTCCAGCTGTACAGGAAAGCTCTTGAGGTTGGAGTTCTATAAGTATTCCCTTATCACATCCTGTCTGTAGCTCTACATACACCCATGACCCATTTTCCTGAAGCATAttcaagtctgtgtgtgtgttgaacaggTGTTCCCAGAGTTTGCTGCAGCCCACTCCAACCTTGCCAGCGTCCTTCAACAGCAGGGCAAACTGCAAGAAGCCCTCATGCATTACAAAGAAGCTATCAGGCATGCTGTTATTTCTGCTCATTAAtttaaattctgttttattcatgCCGTGTGCAGAGATTTTAAGCATGTTATTTCACTATAAATGGCTACAGGATAAGCCCCACCTTCGCTGATGCTTACTCCAACATGGGAAACACACTAAAAGAGATGCAGGATGTGCAGGGGGCGCTGCAGTGCTACACACGTGCTATTCAGATCAACCCTGCATTTGCAGATGCTCACAGCAACTTGGCCTCAATACACAAGGTAATTTCCGGATACTGACTGAAAAAACCCAGTTGCTGTATATTATGTTACACATgttttactgtatattattatttattaacataaatagTTCACATGTAAGTGTTGAAGTATATACCAATATACTCTGTGACATGTgattaaacaattaaacaatGTGACATGtgattaaacaattaaataaatgccAGTTTGATTATATCTGGGCACTTTGACCTGCAGGACTCTGGGAATATTCCAGAAGCTATTGCATCTTATCGCACTGCATTGAAGCTCAAACCTGACTTCCCGGATGCTTACTGCAATCTTGCTCACTGCCTACAGGTATGCGTATTAAATATCAGCCCCTTTTAGTCCTGGTGCTATTTCATGCACAGTTGATTTCAGTAGGCAGTATTAAATTGGTGTTGCCTGCTGGGTAAATCTAACTACAGTAACTGACTATTCCTAAAACTGCAGCTGATTAAGAAATCTAAAGATCATATTTTAAGTGTGGTTCTGAGACTGTGTATTTCGAGTACTTGTTAGGAAGTACCAATGATTACTTGTAGCCAGTAAAGTGCTGTTCTGGCCATCCCTAGAAAAGACtgattgcatttatttttttctgtgaaactTGGATATAATTTTGATCTAACTGAGTGTTGTAGGATCCAAAACAggataaaaatgttatttaatctTTAAGCGTTAGTTTTGATGCTTACAGTTACTGATTATTGTCATGAGGTTATAAATGATGTTCTTTTCAGATTGTATGTGACTGGACCGATTACGATGAGCGCATGAAGAAGTTAGttagcattgtggctgaccagTTGGAAAAGAACCGTCTTCCTTCAGTTCATCCTCATCACAGCATGTTGTATCCTCTTTCCCATGGCTTCCGTAAAGCCATCGCTGAGAGGCATGGCAACCTCTGCTTGGATAAGGTAAGTAGTCAGACCACACTTTTATAGAGTCTAAAATACGTTGCCTTGTTTTATAACATAACTTCTCTGTCTGAAACCTAAAACCATGGAGAGAAATGCATGAATAATACTTAATCAAATTACGTGACTCCCATAAAATGACTCTGCCTTTTAGATCAATGCTCTTCATAAACCTGCCTATGAGCATCCTAAGGACTTGAAAGCAAGTGGAGGGCGTTTGCGTATTGCCTATGTTAGCTCGGACTTTGGCAACCACCCCACCTCCCATCTCATGCAATCCATTCCTGGCATGCATAACTCTGAGAAGTTTGAGGTATGTTTATTAacttcagtgtttgtttttttaggagATGTCAATGTGTATTTGTGGTCATTATGGGTTAACCTGGTTCAATTCTATTTCCAGGTGTTCTGCTATGCCCTCAGTCCTGATGATGGCACTAACTTCAGAGTAAAAGTAATGGCCGAGGCTCATCACTTCACTGATCTTTCCCAGGTCAGAATgtgcaataataaataaatcagatttgaATAGCTTTGGTCTTGTTTTCCATTCTGATAAAGTTGCTCACATTCCTGTGTTATTGTATATCTTTTGAATCAGATTCCCTGCAATGGCAAAGCTGCAGACAGAATCCACCAAGATGGAATTCACATCCTAGTTAATATGAATGGCTATACCAAGGGAGCCCGTAATGAGCTGTTTGCCTTGCGCCCAGCTCCCATTCAGGTAAAAAATAACTGGTATGaataatttgcatatgcatCATTGTATGTATTTAAAGATTTTGATGAATAAAAGGGGTTTCTCATCAGGTAATGTGGCTTGGCTACCCGGGCACCAGTGGAGCTCCCTTTATGGACTACATCGTTGCCGATAAGGAGACGTCTCCAGTTGAGCTGGCTGAGCAGTATTCTGAGAAGATGGCCTACATGCCTAATACTTTCTTTATTGGGGATCATGCTAACATGTTTCCACACCTGAAGGCAAGTGAAATTCTATGGATTACTTTAACTGCTATGATACTGTTCTTCCTTGGGCAAAGAGAACATTTTTGAGCATTTGTGTTTATGCTTTTCAGAAAAAGGCTGTGATTGACTTTAAGTCCAATGGACACATTTTTGACAATCGCATCATACTGAATGGAATTGATCTTAAAGTCTTTTTAGACAGCCTACCTGATGTCAAGGTCATCAAAGTAAGTGAGAAACCTCTAGAACTCTTCACACTTTGTTCCTTATTACCTTTTAAGGTGACACCATTAATGATGTGAGATTTTTTCTAGATGGAGTGTGATAGCCAGGAGTCCACAGATAGTAACGGAGCCCTCTCCATGCCAGTCATCCCAATGAACTCAGCTGCTGAGGCCATTATAAACATGGTTAATCAAGGCCAGATCCAAGTCACCATCAACAGTTTCACAGTCAGCAATGGCTTAGCTACCACTCAGGTACTTTCTAATAAATGTCTGCACTTCAAACACAGTAAATACAGGAAACCCTACTACCTTAGCTATTGTCAATTCAAACAGGAACTTTATAAAAGATAGCTCACACTGAACATTAGGGTTGACTGAAAGCTTCCTGAAACTTCAGGCTACTTCAGGGAATATTGATTTCATTACATGTTTTTAGTTTCATCTAGCGAGCTAAAATAAGTGCTATATCACTACATTGAGGACAAAAGCCTGGTTGCTATGACCAAAATTTTCTTACTCCTCCCCTGTTTCATTAAGAGAGACAAATACTGCTAAtattttgaaattattattttaaccaaTATTTAATTACATCCCTTCACATTAGttggttgtgagtgtgtagttagaaGTCTAGCTCATTTTTCTCTGCTCACCTGTCATTTACATTGCTAGTACTCCTGCTAGTAATCTAACTACTGTTAGTAGTCTGTATACTACTTAAGGAGCACATGATATCTGAAAATCTGTTTCACAGaaaggtcttttttttcttctcccaaAAGATCAATAACAAGGCTGCCACAGGAGAAGAGGTTCCTAGAACAATTGTGGTGACCACTCGCTCTCAGTATGGCCTACCTGAGGACTCCATTGTCTACTGTAACTTCAACCAACTCTACAAGATTGACCCTCCGACTCTGCAGATGTGGGCTAATGTAAGCACAGCCAAGCCAAGAGTTCTTGAGACCTTCATTCTTTTGTGTGTTACTAGTAGAACAAAAGTAGGCAttccttctctttcttattTCCAGATTCTGAAACGTGTGCCAAACAGCGTTCTCTGGTTGTTGCGCTTCCCTGCTGTGGGTGAGCCCAACATCCAGCAGTATGCCCAGAACATGGGCCTGCCTGCCAACCGCATCATCTTCTCCCCTGTTGCCCCTAAAGAGGAGCATGTAAGGCGTGGCCAGCTGGCTGATGTCTGCCTTGACACGCCTCTCTGCAATGGCCACACTACTGGCATGGATGTGCTCTGGGCTGGCACGCCAATGGTCACAATGCCAGGTCTGTGTAATGTATATTTACAACAAACACAAGAGGTTGAGATCAGagaaaactgtttaaaaaatatcccCAAATATAATTTGGAAATACATGCAACTGCAttgtaaattgtttttttttttttaattattctcaccatttcctgtttctctgtttgATGCATTTAGGTGAGACACTTGCTTCCCGTGTGGCTGCCTCTCAGCTGACTTGCCTTGGCTGCCCTGAGCTCATTGCACAGGGTCGTCAGGAGTATGAAGATGTGGCCGTTAAGCTCGGCACAGACATGGAGTTGTAAGTCAACTTCACCAACTACTAAATtatcttgtatttattttttttaaatatcctcactaccattttatatatatatatatatctgtttttatctgtaatatttgtttgtttttatcacaGACCATCAAAATATCTCAGAAAATCAGTTTGATGATATGAATAATAATTCTTTAATTCCTAGCCAGTTTCTGTTTGCTCATTTATTACCTAGAGAAAATTTGCAGCACAATTAAAACACCGGTCTTTTGTTTTCTCCTGCAGTTTGAAGAAGGTTCGATCCAGAGTGTGGAAACAGCGTATCTGCAGCCCGCTTTTCAACACCAAGCAGTACACCGTAGAACTAGAGCGCATGTACCTGCAGATGTGGGAGCACCATGCAACAGGTGCCAAACCTGAACACCTGTTGAAGATGCAGCTGCTTGACAGCAGTGAAAGCGCCTGAGCTGCCCCTTTTCCCTCCACAAGTTACCAAATACCCACGCTTCTTCATTTTTATCAGTGTCAGAGACTCCATAGAGCCTGCTGTTGAGCACCATCACTATGATCTGACCCTTTAGCCACAGATTTAATTTCTTGGAGCCAGCGAGGAGAGCGTGATGATGGAaactccttcactgagactccTTTCCCCAAGAAATCCCACACGCATTGGCTTCATTTCCGCTGCTTCTCTCTTCTGCTTGGGTGTGAACTTTTGAAGACAGAGCAATCTTATGTCAAATTATGACCTTCGTGTCTTTAGatgaagggtttttttctttttcttatgtGCCACAGGGACACTTTGGTATGTTGCTAAAATTAATGATGGCTTTAACATGCTAACGTGAATGTTTGCCTTTTTAGTTAGcagatatatttctttatgaaTTTTAGTCTGTTCTTCATAACCTGGAATAGATAAGTGAATTATGATtctccatttcttttcttttttttttccttcatgttagaaatattttcagttttatCTTTTCATGAGACATTCCTAGAATGTCCATGGAGAAGCTAGAATGAAGACCTTCTCACTGCAGATCTGATAATAGCCTGCAGACTACCCATAAAGTTCATCCTAAATGctaatttcttttattatttttaccagAAAGGTTCGAGGTAAGTATTTAAGTCAGTCATTTTGTACAGTCTTCCGAtcagtcattttatttatgCTCTGTCAGTGAAACAGCAAGGCTCTTACATAAGctgaaataataaagaaatgtgGCAAACTCTCCgaatttgtttcaaaaactGCCCTGTTAATGTTATCCAGTAGTCCTCGTGCATGTTATGAATCTTGCTATGGCAGCATTGAGTTTGGTGTCAAATGTCAaatgaccccccccccaaaaaaaaaaaaaaagataagtgAGCTTGTTAAAAAGCTGATCTTGTCAATAGGGAACATCAAACGTATGTACATGATAAGCAAATCttattttgttaaaaagaaattacTCAACACCTCTGTGGATAAGTTTCATTTACCAACAgaacttttatttttgtattccAGATTAAATTAATAGTAATTTCTACAGCATCTTCGCTTACATCATGAGTGATGTACTATGGCTAAATTATTAGTTCACCTATTTCATCTTTGTCACAACTGTCAAGCCAGCGGCTATTGTAATGGTGAAAGTGTGAATATGCAACAAACAcccataacattaaatatatatattactgtatAAGTACccccttgtgccaccaaaaccGTTCTGACCCTATGAGGGCAAGGACTACACAAGACCTCTGGaagtgtgttgtggtatctggcaccaagtaGTAGTAGATCCTTCCAAGTCTGCACCTACACACTGGCAAGACATCCAGGAGAACTCCTATACAGTGTTTTTTCCTGGCTAGGAATGTTTGAGTAGTGATTATGCTTTCCTTTTCTAGTTAATAAAACATGGAACGGCTATGAAGTCTTTTCCGAATTGGACAGTTATTGGTCATGTAAAACTGTTAAAACTGTAATTTTCATGTAAACCAAGATAAGTTAATTGCTTAGTTGTTGGTGTGGAAGCACATTAATGCTCACACCTCTATGGTACAATGAAATTATACCAATGGT
This genomic stretch from Hemibagrus wyckioides isolate EC202008001 linkage group LG08, SWU_Hwy_1.0, whole genome shotgun sequence harbors:
- the ogt.1 gene encoding UDP-N-acetylglucosamine--peptide N-acetylglucosaminyltransferase 110 kDa subunit isoform X1; the encoded protein is MASSVGNVADSTEPTKHMLSFQGLAELAHREYQSGDFEAAERHCMQLWRQEPDNTGVLLLLSSIHFQCRRLDRSAHFSTLAIKQNPMLAEAYSNLGNVFKERGQLQEAIEHYRHALRLKPDFIDGYINLAAALVAAGDMEGAVQAYVSALQYNPDLYCVRSDLGNLLKALGRLEEAKACYLKAIETQPNFAVAWSNLGCVFNAQGEIWLAIHHFEKAVTLDPNFLDAYINLGNVLKEARIFDRAVAGYLRALSLSPNHAVVHGNLACVYYEQGLIDLAIDTYRRAIELQPHFPDAYCNLANALKEKGNVSEAEECYNTALRLCPTHADSLNNLANIKREQGNIEDAVQLYRKALEVFPEFAAAHSNLASVLQQQGKLQEALMHYKEAIRISPTFADAYSNMGNTLKEMQDVQGALQCYTRAIQINPAFADAHSNLASIHKDSGNIPEAIASYRTALKLKPDFPDAYCNLAHCLQIVCDWTDYDERMKKLVSIVADQLEKNRLPSVHPHHSMLYPLSHGFRKAIAERHGNLCLDKINALHKPAYEHPKDLKASGGRLRIAYVSSDFGNHPTSHLMQSIPGMHNSEKFEVFCYALSPDDGTNFRVKVMAEAHHFTDLSQIPCNGKAADRIHQDGIHILVNMNGYTKGARNELFALRPAPIQVMWLGYPGTSGAPFMDYIVADKETSPVELAEQYSEKMAYMPNTFFIGDHANMFPHLKKKAVIDFKSNGHIFDNRIILNGIDLKVFLDSLPDVKVIKMECDSQESTDSNGALSMPVIPMNSAAEAIINMVNQGQIQVTINSFTVSNGLATTQINNKAATGEEVPRTIVVTTRSQYGLPEDSIVYCNFNQLYKIDPPTLQMWANILKRVPNSVLWLLRFPAVGEPNIQQYAQNMGLPANRIIFSPVAPKEEHVRRGQLADVCLDTPLCNGHTTGMDVLWAGTPMVTMPGETLASRVAASQLTCLGCPELIAQGRQEYEDVAVKLGTDMEFLKKVRSRVWKQRICSPLFNTKQYTVELERMYLQMWEHHATGAKPEHLLKMQLLDSSESA
- the ogt.1 gene encoding UDP-N-acetylglucosamine--peptide N-acetylglucosaminyltransferase 110 kDa subunit isoform X2 translates to MASSVGNVADSTGLAELAHREYQSGDFEAAERHCMQLWRQEPDNTGVLLLLSSIHFQCRRLDRSAHFSTLAIKQNPMLAEAYSNLGNVFKERGQLQEAIEHYRHALRLKPDFIDGYINLAAALVAAGDMEGAVQAYVSALQYNPDLYCVRSDLGNLLKALGRLEEAKACYLKAIETQPNFAVAWSNLGCVFNAQGEIWLAIHHFEKAVTLDPNFLDAYINLGNVLKEARIFDRAVAGYLRALSLSPNHAVVHGNLACVYYEQGLIDLAIDTYRRAIELQPHFPDAYCNLANALKEKGNVSEAEECYNTALRLCPTHADSLNNLANIKREQGNIEDAVQLYRKALEVFPEFAAAHSNLASVLQQQGKLQEALMHYKEAIRISPTFADAYSNMGNTLKEMQDVQGALQCYTRAIQINPAFADAHSNLASIHKDSGNIPEAIASYRTALKLKPDFPDAYCNLAHCLQIVCDWTDYDERMKKLVSIVADQLEKNRLPSVHPHHSMLYPLSHGFRKAIAERHGNLCLDKINALHKPAYEHPKDLKASGGRLRIAYVSSDFGNHPTSHLMQSIPGMHNSEKFEVFCYALSPDDGTNFRVKVMAEAHHFTDLSQIPCNGKAADRIHQDGIHILVNMNGYTKGARNELFALRPAPIQVMWLGYPGTSGAPFMDYIVADKETSPVELAEQYSEKMAYMPNTFFIGDHANMFPHLKKKAVIDFKSNGHIFDNRIILNGIDLKVFLDSLPDVKVIKMECDSQESTDSNGALSMPVIPMNSAAEAIINMVNQGQIQVTINSFTVSNGLATTQINNKAATGEEVPRTIVVTTRSQYGLPEDSIVYCNFNQLYKIDPPTLQMWANILKRVPNSVLWLLRFPAVGEPNIQQYAQNMGLPANRIIFSPVAPKEEHVRRGQLADVCLDTPLCNGHTTGMDVLWAGTPMVTMPGETLASRVAASQLTCLGCPELIAQGRQEYEDVAVKLGTDMEFLKKVRSRVWKQRICSPLFNTKQYTVELERMYLQMWEHHATGAKPEHLLKMQLLDSSESA
- the ogt.1 gene encoding UDP-N-acetylglucosamine--peptide N-acetylglucosaminyltransferase 110 kDa subunit isoform X3; translated protein: MERNTRAASVLSSSSSCGRYPQTKSKNMACYLKAIETQPNFAVAWSNLGCVFNAQGEIWLAIHHFEKAVTLDPNFLDAYINLGNVLKEARIFDRAVAGYLRALSLSPNHAVVHGNLACVYYEQGLIDLAIDTYRRAIELQPHFPDAYCNLANALKEKGNVSEAEECYNTALRLCPTHADSLNNLANIKREQGNIEDAVQLYRKALEVFPEFAAAHSNLASVLQQQGKLQEALMHYKEAIRISPTFADAYSNMGNTLKEMQDVQGALQCYTRAIQINPAFADAHSNLASIHKDSGNIPEAIASYRTALKLKPDFPDAYCNLAHCLQIVCDWTDYDERMKKLVSIVADQLEKNRLPSVHPHHSMLYPLSHGFRKAIAERHGNLCLDKINALHKPAYEHPKDLKASGGRLRIAYVSSDFGNHPTSHLMQSIPGMHNSEKFEVFCYALSPDDGTNFRVKVMAEAHHFTDLSQIPCNGKAADRIHQDGIHILVNMNGYTKGARNELFALRPAPIQVMWLGYPGTSGAPFMDYIVADKETSPVELAEQYSEKMAYMPNTFFIGDHANMFPHLKKKAVIDFKSNGHIFDNRIILNGIDLKVFLDSLPDVKVIKMECDSQESTDSNGALSMPVIPMNSAAEAIINMVNQGQIQVTINSFTVSNGLATTQINNKAATGEEVPRTIVVTTRSQYGLPEDSIVYCNFNQLYKIDPPTLQMWANILKRVPNSVLWLLRFPAVGEPNIQQYAQNMGLPANRIIFSPVAPKEEHVRRGQLADVCLDTPLCNGHTTGMDVLWAGTPMVTMPGETLASRVAASQLTCLGCPELIAQGRQEYEDVAVKLGTDMEFLKKVRSRVWKQRICSPLFNTKQYTVELERMYLQMWEHHATGAKPEHLLKMQLLDSSESA